From the bacterium genome, the window GGCGACCGCCCCAGTCAAACTGCCCACCAGACACTGTTCCCGAACCGGATTACGGCTCCAGGTTAGAATCCCAACAACACAAGGGTGGTATTTCAAGGATGGCTCCACGAAGACTGGCGTCTCCGCTTCGTAGCCTCCCACCTATCCTACACATGCATTGCCAGAACCCAATGTCAAGCTGCAGTAAAGGTCCACGGGGTCTTTCCGTCCAGCTGTGGGTAAGCGGCATCTTCACCGCTACTTCAATTTCGCCGAGTCCCTTGTTGAGACAGTGCTCCAGTCGTTACACCATTCGTGCAGGTCGGAACTTACCCGACAAGGAATTTCGCTACCTTAGGACCGTTATAGTTACGGCCGCCGTTTACCGGGGCTTCAATTCGCCGCTTCGCAACCGAAGCTGCTGACGACTCCTCTTAACCTTCCGGCACCGGGCAGGTGTCAGTCCCTATACGTCGTCTTTTCGACTTAGCAGAGACCTGTGTTTTTAGTAAACAGTCGCTAGAGCCTGATCGCTGCGGCCCCCGTCAGCTCACCACGCGAGGTGGATCACCTACCTGGGGGCACCCCTTCTTCCGAAGTTACGGGGTCAACTTGCAGAGTTCCTTAACAAGAGTTCTCTCGAGCCCCTTAGGATTCTCTCCTCATCTACCTGTGTCGGTTTGCGGTACGGACACCCCAGTGAATCGCTTAGAGGTTTTTCTTGGCAGTACGATTAGGGCCAGTTGGCTTGCCCGAAGGCTCGTTTCCCCATAACCCCTCGGTGTTGGACTTCCGGATTTGCCTAGAAGTCCCACCTACAGGCTTGGACCAGCACATCCATCGGCTGGCTGACCTTCCACCCCTGCGTCGCCCCATCGCTCAAACTCCACTAGGACGGTTCAGGAATATTGACCTGATTTCCATCGCCTACGCCTGTCGGCCTCGGCTTAGGTTCCGACTTACCCTGAGCGGATTAGCCTTCCTCAGGAAACCTTAGATTTTCGGGGAGAGGGTTTCTCACCCTCTTTTTCGCGTACTCATACCGGCATGATCTCTTCCGATAGGTCCAGTGTCCCTTACGGGTTCACCTTCAGCCCCTTACGGAATGCTCCCCTACCGATCGCCAAAGGCGATCCCAGAGCTTCGGTGCTGTGCTTGAGTCCCGATCATCGTTGGCGCAGGCCTACTTGACTAGTGAGCTATTACGCTTTCTTTAAATGGTGGCTGCTTCTAAGCCAACATCCTAGTTGTCTATGTAAACCCACATCCTTAATCACTTAGCACAGACTTGGGGACCTTAGCTGTTGGTCTGGGTTGTTTCCCTTTCGCGCACGAAGCTTATCCCACGCACGCTGACTCCCGAGATACCTGTGTCCGGCATTCGGAGTTTGATAGAGTTCGGTAACCTTGTGAGGCCCCTAGCTCTTTCAGTGCTCTACCTCCGGCACATAAACTCGAGGCTAGCCCTAAAGCTATTTCGGGGAGAACCAGCTATTTCTGGGTTTGATTGGCCTTTCACCCCTACCCACAGCTCATCCAGGAAGTTTTCAACCTTCTCTGGTTCGGACTTCCACGACCTGTTACGGCCGCTTCCTCCTGGCCATAGGTAGATCACCCAGCTTCGGGTCTACGGCATGCGACTCAATCGCCCTATTCAGACTCGCTTTCGCTACGGCTCCGTGTTGACCACTTAACCTCGCCGCATACCAGTAACTCGCCGGTTCATTATGCAAAAGGCACGCGGTCACGGTCCGAGGACCGCTTCCACTGCTTGTAGGTCTATGGTTTCAGGTACTATTTCACTCCCCGCCAGGGGTACTTTTCACCTTTCCCTCACGGTACTGGTTCACTATCGGTCGCTAGCACGTACTTAGCCTTACGAGATGGTCCTCGCAGATTCCCACGGGATTCCTCGTGTCCCGTGGTACTTGGGTGCCTGCCGAGAGACTTCATGCTTTCACATACAGGGCTTTCACCTTCTGCAGCCCCACTTTCCAGAGGGTTCTGCTAGCATGAAGCTTTGTAACTCTCCGACTCCGTCAGCACTGGAGTCAGCCAGGTCCCGCAACCCCATCGATGCATCGCGCGCTGGCTGTATCGCATCGACTGGTTTAGGCTCTTCCCCGTTCGCTCGCCGCTACTTAGGGAGTTGTTGTTACTTTCCTTTCCTGCGGGTACTTAGATGTTTCAGTTCCCCGCGTTCGCCACCCAAAGCCTATTGATTCAGCTAAGGGTTGACGAGCCGAAGCTCGCCGGGTTGCCCCATTCGGAAATCCCCGGATCACAGCTTGTTTGCAGCTCCCCGAGGCTTATCGCAGCTTACCACGTCCTTCTTCGCCGTCTAGCGCCAAGGCATCCACCATAGACCCTTAGTAGCTTCAAAAAATCTTGAAGATACCGGTCTTGCGCTTACCCGATATGCGATTGTCAAAGAACGTTCCGCCAGAAAGGCAAAGGCGTCTGCGGCTGGCCCGCAAGCACATGTCCAAGAACTGGAGATAGCCGGACTCGAACCGGCAACCCCCGACTTGCAAAGCCGGTGCTCTACCAGTTGAGCTATATCCCCGTGTTCGGAGGGTGGGCCTAGGTAGATTTGAACTACCGACCTCACGCTTATCAGGCGTGCGCTCTAACCAACTGAGCTATAGGCCCGTTGGGACCGAAACGCCTGACCCTACTTACGGGCGGGCCGCCCTGTGGAAACTGAATAGCGCACAGCCCACCGGATCGCATCGACACGTGATCACCTCCCGTGGGCATACAACCACACGGGAGGCTCTCCTTAGAAAGGAGGTGATCCAGCCGCACCTTCCGGTACGGCTACCTTGTTACGACTTAGCCCCAATCATCAGTTTTACCTTCGGCGCATCCCTCCCTTGCGGGTTGGGTCAACGACTTCGGGTACCCCCGACTTTCGTGGCTTGACGGGCGGTGTGTACAAGGCCCGGGAACGTATTCACCGCGTCATGCTGATACGCGATTACTAGCGATTCCGACTTCATGAAGTCGAGTTGCAGACTCCAATCCGAACTGAGACCGGCTTTTGGGATTAGCTCCACCTCGCGGCATTGCAACCCATTGTACCGGCCATTGTAGCACGTGTGTAGCCCTGGGCGTAAGGGCCATGATGACTTGACGTCATCCCCGCCTTCCTCCTGCTTAACACAGGCAGTCTCCCTAGAGTGCCCGGCATAACCCGCTGGCAACTAAGGATAAGGGTTGCGCTCGTTGCGGGACTTAACCCAACATCTCACGACACGAGCTGACGACAGCCATGCAGCACCTGTATACCCACTCCTTGCGGAGAAACCGTGTTTCCACGGCTATCGAGTATATGTCAAGCCCAGGTAAGGTTCTTCGCGTTGCATCGAATTAAACCACATGCTCCACCGCTTGTGCGGGCCCCCGTCAATTCCTTTGAGTTTCAGCCTTGCGACCGTACTCCCCAGGCGGAGAACTTAATGCGTTAGCTGCGGCGCCGAGGGGGTCGATACCCCCGACACCTAGTTCTCATCGTTTACAGCATGGACTACCGGGGTATCTAATCCCGTTTGCTCCCCATGCTTTCGCGCCTCAGCGTCAGAACCGCGCCAGAAAGCCGCCTTCGCCACTGGTGTTCCTCCTGATATCAACTCATTTCACCGATACACCAGGAATTCCGCTTTCCTCTCACGGCCTCAAGTTCCCCAGTTTCGAAGGCAGGCCAATGGTTGAGCCACTGGATTTCACCCCCGACTTAGGAAACCGCCTACACGCCCTTTACGCCCAGTAATTCCGAACAACGTTTGCTCCCTCCGTGTTACCGCGGCTGCTGGCACGGAGTTAGCCGGAGCTTCCTCTGGAGGTACCGTCATGCGGAAAGGGTATTAGCCAATCCGGTTTTCGTCCCTCCTGACAGGGTTTTACGATCCGAAGACCTTCCTCACCCACGCGGCGTCGCTCCGTCAGGGTTTCCCCCATTGCGGAAGCCTCTCGACTGCTGCCTCCCGTAGGAGTCTGGGCCGTATCTCAGTCCCAGTGTGGCCGGACACCCTCTCAGGCCGGCTACCGATCGTCGCCATGGTAGGCCGTTACCCCACCATCTAGCTAATCGGACGCGGGGCCATCCCCAAGCGACAGCTTGAGACAGAGGCCATCTTTGACTGAACTCGGATGCCCGTGTTCAGTATCATGCGGTATTAGCGTCTCGTTAGAAACGTTATCCCCCACTCAAGGGCAGGTTCCCCACGCGTTACTCACCCGTTCGCCACTCTACTCACGTCCCGAAGGACGCTTTCTCGTTCGACTTGCATGCCTAATCCACGCCGCCAACGTTCGTTCTGAGCCAGGATCAAACTCTCCGTTGTAGAAAAGAGCCTGGTTACGCGACCTCCTCGCAAGCGAATCGGCCGCGCACCGGTTTTCCTACCTGGCGTCCCAGCAATGGGACGCAAGGCTGCGATCCGGAATCGAACGGACTGTGCGCTATTCGGTTTTCAAAGAGCGGCTGCCCCAAGGGACAGGAGAGGTACCGTAGACCACTGGTACGGCCAAGTCAACGACTTTCTATGCGCAGCCGTACTCGCCCTCTCCCTTTCGCCCTAGGGCTCCGAGGGTAAAGCGGGGGTGAATATAGCCCGGACGCTGGGGCCTGTCAACAGGGGGAGGGAAAAAAGGCCCGCCCCTGTCGATGTCGCTAGGACTCCACTAAGATCCTGAAATAGCGACGCTTACCGACCTTTACTACCGCCGAATCCCCGGCGGCCAGTTCCAGGGACCTCTCGGGATCGCTCACCACCAGGCCATCCACGCTGACGGCTCCCTGGGCAATCAGGCGCCTCGCATCACTCGCGCTCTTCGCCAGGCCCTGCTCTGTCAGCAGTCGGACCAACCAGATCGGTCGACCGGCAGCAAACCTACCCTCAGGGATGTCGGACGGCACGTCCTTGGTGACGAAGAGGCGGTCGAACGCCTCCTCCGCCTGCGCGCCCTGCCCAGGGCCAGCGTAGAGGTCCGCGAGATGCCGCGCGAGCTTCCGCTTGAGAATCACAGGATTCACGGTTCCCGCCGCCAAAGCTGCGAGGTCCGCCTCCACCTCTAGCGGCGGCCAGACACTAGCGAGTCTGAAGTACGATGGCAGCAGCGCATCGGAAATCGACATCGTCTTGCCGAAGATCTCAGCCGCGGGCTCCATGATCCCGATCGTGTTTCCGAGACTCTTAGACATTTTCTCGCCGTTGCCCGCTGTTCCCTCCAGGAGCGGCAGCGTGAGGACGACTTGGGGTTCCTGGCCGAATGCTTGCTGGAACTGACGCCCCACGAGCAGGTTGAATTTCTGGTCAGTTCCCCCCACCTCAATATCGGCCCCCAGGGCAACAGAGTCGTAGCCTTGGATGAGCGGGTAGAGGAACTCCATGACGCTGATCGGTCTTTGCTCGGCGTAGCGCTTCGCGAAGTCGTCGCGCTCTAGCATCCGCGCCACTGTGTAGTGGCTCGTGATCCGGAGCACATCCGCGAAGCTCAGTCCTGAGCACCACTCGCTGTTGAAACGGACTTCGAGGCGGTCGAGATCGAGAATCCTGCCGACCTGCTGACGATAGGTCTCGGCATTCGCCTCGACATCGGTCCGCGACATGGCTTTCCGCGTTTCAGAGCGGCCAGAGG encodes:
- a CDS encoding tyrosine--tRNA ligase; translation: MLPVKEQLDIIRRGTEEVLPEGELERKLERAVATGRPLVIKQGFDPTAPDLHLGHAVGLRKLRQFQDLGHRVVFLIGDFTALIGDPSGRSETRKAMSRTDVEANAETYRQQVGRILDLDRLEVRFNSEWCSGLSFADVLRITSHYTVARMLERDDFAKRYAEQRPISVMEFLYPLIQGYDSVALGADIEVGGTDQKFNLLVGRQFQQAFGQEPQVVLTLPLLEGTAGNGEKMSKSLGNTIGIMEPAAEIFGKTMSISDALLPSYFRLASVWPPLEVEADLAALAAGTVNPVILKRKLARHLADLYAGPGQGAQAEEAFDRLFVTKDVPSDIPEGRFAAGRPIWLVRLLTEQGLAKSASDARRLIAQGAVSVDGLVVSDPERSLELAAGDSAVVKVGKRRYFRILVES